In a single window of the Megalobrama amblycephala isolate DHTTF-2021 linkage group LG3, ASM1881202v1, whole genome shotgun sequence genome:
- the slc1a1 gene encoding excitatory amino acid transporter 3 isoform X1, translating to MDMLGKKERRGRDVKGLLKRNWILIATITSVILGIGLGVLVRDYTSLSQLEKQYFGFPGEILMRMLKLVILPLIVSSMITGVAALDSEVSGRIGLRAVVYYLSTTIIAVILGIVLVTTIKPGVSQSADNIERAGSTPNVTTVDTLLDLVRNMFPENLVQACFQQYKTQRKEIEPSKTNISTTNTTTFPPFTTIISTVAQNLTKDYKIVGSYSDGINVLGLIVFCVTFGLVIGKMGERGRILLEFFDALNEATMRIVQIIMCYMPIGILFLIAAKIIEVDDWEIFRKMGLYMVTVLSGLAIHSIIFLPLIYFAFVRKNPFTFTLGMAQALVTALMISSSSATLPVTFRCAEENNRIDKRITRFVLPVGATINMDGTALYEAVASIFIAQLNNYDLDAGQIVTISITATVASIGAAGVPNAGLVTMVIVLTAVGLPASDVTLIIAVDWLLDRFRTMINVLGDAYGAGIVQKLSKRELERMDLISDVDAANPFALETTLDDDECEKKSYVNGGFTIDKSDAISFTETSQF from the exons GGATCGGGCTTGGAGTGCTGGTGCGGGACTATACCTCTCTGTCCCAGCTGGAGAAGCAGTACTTTGGCTTCCCTGGAGAAATCCTGATGAGAATGCTAAAGCTGGTCATCCTGCCCCTCATTGTCTCCAGCATGATAACag GAGTGGCAGCACTGGACTCGGAGGTGTCAGGCAGGATTGGTCTTCGTGCAGTGGTTTATTACCTCTCCACTACCATCATTGCTGTCATTCTTG GAATCGTTCTTGTGACAACTATCAAACCTGGGGTCTCTCAGAGTGCTGACAATATCGAGAGAGCAGGAAGCACGCCAAATGTGACCACTGTTGACACCTTGCTGGACCTTGTTAG GAATATGTTTCCTGAAAATCTTGTGCAAGCCTGTTTTCAGCag TACAAGACACAGCGCAAAGAGATTGAACCATCGAAAACCAACATAAGCACAACTAATACAACTACATTTCCACCCTTCACCACCATTATTTCAACAGTTGCACAG AATTTGACCAAAGACTACAAGATTGTTGGCTCATATTCAGATGGGATTAATGTTCTTGGTCTCATCGTATTCTGTGTGACTTTTGGCCTCGTCATCGGCAAGATGGGAGAAAGGGGACGCATCCTGCTCGAGTTTTTCGATGCTCTGAATGAGGCCACCATGCGAATTGTTCAGATTATTATGTG TTACATGCCCATTGGCATCTTGTTCCTGATTGCTGCTAAGATCATTGAGGTGGATGACTGGGAAATCTTCAGGAAGATGGGCCTGTACATGGTGACGGTGCTCAGCGG ACTAGCCATCCATTCCATCATATTTCTCCCCCTGATATACTTTGCGTTTGTGAGGAAGAATCCATTCACCTTCACTCTGGGAATGGCACAGGCCTTGGTAACAGCTCTCATGATTTCCTCAAG CTCAGCCACTCTGCCGGTCACGTTCCGATGTGCAGAAGAGAACAACCGGATTGACAAGAGGATCACTCGCTTTGTCCTTCCAGTTGGTGCGACTATCAATATGGATGGCACAGCACTGTATGAAGCTGTTGCTTCTATATTCATAGCTCAGCTGAACAACTACGATCTGGATGCTGGCCAGATTGTTACCATTAG TATCACAGCAACGGTCGCCAGCATTGGTGCAGCAGGAGTTCCGAATGCTGGACTGGTAACCATGGTGATAGTCCTTACAGCAGTTGGCCTTCCAGCCAGTGATGTCACCCTTATCATTGCTGTCGATTGGCTCCT CGATCGCTTCCGCACCATGATCAACGTGTTGGGAGATGCCTACGGTGCTGGAATAGTCCAGAAGCTGTCAAAGCGAGAACTCGAGAGGATGGACCTGATTTCAGACGTGGATGCGGCCAACCCCTTCGCCCTAGAGACCACGCTGGACGACGACGAGTGCGAGAAGAAATCCTACGTGAACGGTGGATTCACCATTGACAAAAGCGATGCTATTTCCTTCACCGAGACCTCGCAGTTCTAG
- the slc1a1 gene encoding excitatory amino acid transporter 3 isoform X2 has protein sequence MRMLKLVILPLIVSSMITGVAALDSEVSGRIGLRAVVYYLSTTIIAVILGIVLVTTIKPGVSQSADNIERAGSTPNVTTVDTLLDLVRNMFPENLVQACFQQYKTQRKEIEPSKTNISTTNTTTFPPFTTIISTVAQNLTKDYKIVGSYSDGINVLGLIVFCVTFGLVIGKMGERGRILLEFFDALNEATMRIVQIIMCYMPIGILFLIAAKIIEVDDWEIFRKMGLYMVTVLSGLAIHSIIFLPLIYFAFVRKNPFTFTLGMAQALVTALMISSSSATLPVTFRCAEENNRIDKRITRFVLPVGATINMDGTALYEAVASIFIAQLNNYDLDAGQIVTISITATVASIGAAGVPNAGLVTMVIVLTAVGLPASDVTLIIAVDWLLDRFRTMINVLGDAYGAGIVQKLSKRELERMDLISDVDAANPFALETTLDDDECEKKSYVNGGFTIDKSDAISFTETSQF, from the exons ATGAGAATGCTAAAGCTGGTCATCCTGCCCCTCATTGTCTCCAGCATGATAACag GAGTGGCAGCACTGGACTCGGAGGTGTCAGGCAGGATTGGTCTTCGTGCAGTGGTTTATTACCTCTCCACTACCATCATTGCTGTCATTCTTG GAATCGTTCTTGTGACAACTATCAAACCTGGGGTCTCTCAGAGTGCTGACAATATCGAGAGAGCAGGAAGCACGCCAAATGTGACCACTGTTGACACCTTGCTGGACCTTGTTAG GAATATGTTTCCTGAAAATCTTGTGCAAGCCTGTTTTCAGCag TACAAGACACAGCGCAAAGAGATTGAACCATCGAAAACCAACATAAGCACAACTAATACAACTACATTTCCACCCTTCACCACCATTATTTCAACAGTTGCACAG AATTTGACCAAAGACTACAAGATTGTTGGCTCATATTCAGATGGGATTAATGTTCTTGGTCTCATCGTATTCTGTGTGACTTTTGGCCTCGTCATCGGCAAGATGGGAGAAAGGGGACGCATCCTGCTCGAGTTTTTCGATGCTCTGAATGAGGCCACCATGCGAATTGTTCAGATTATTATGTG TTACATGCCCATTGGCATCTTGTTCCTGATTGCTGCTAAGATCATTGAGGTGGATGACTGGGAAATCTTCAGGAAGATGGGCCTGTACATGGTGACGGTGCTCAGCGG ACTAGCCATCCATTCCATCATATTTCTCCCCCTGATATACTTTGCGTTTGTGAGGAAGAATCCATTCACCTTCACTCTGGGAATGGCACAGGCCTTGGTAACAGCTCTCATGATTTCCTCAAG CTCAGCCACTCTGCCGGTCACGTTCCGATGTGCAGAAGAGAACAACCGGATTGACAAGAGGATCACTCGCTTTGTCCTTCCAGTTGGTGCGACTATCAATATGGATGGCACAGCACTGTATGAAGCTGTTGCTTCTATATTCATAGCTCAGCTGAACAACTACGATCTGGATGCTGGCCAGATTGTTACCATTAG TATCACAGCAACGGTCGCCAGCATTGGTGCAGCAGGAGTTCCGAATGCTGGACTGGTAACCATGGTGATAGTCCTTACAGCAGTTGGCCTTCCAGCCAGTGATGTCACCCTTATCATTGCTGTCGATTGGCTCCT CGATCGCTTCCGCACCATGATCAACGTGTTGGGAGATGCCTACGGTGCTGGAATAGTCCAGAAGCTGTCAAAGCGAGAACTCGAGAGGATGGACCTGATTTCAGACGTGGATGCGGCCAACCCCTTCGCCCTAGAGACCACGCTGGACGACGACGAGTGCGAGAAGAAATCCTACGTGAACGGTGGATTCACCATTGACAAAAGCGATGCTATTTCCTTCACCGAGACCTCGCAGTTCTAG